The DNA window ATGCTCACTAAGAGGCCATACATTAAGTCCCTCTCCGCTAAAAATGTTCCAAAAGCACCAGACAGTCAAACAGATACCCAACATGCCTGTTACTCAAACAGATACCCAACATGCCTGTTACTCACATAAACAAGCTGTTCACGGGATCTATCATGATTATTTTCCTTTCAGGGTCACTTGATGCCTGCTTTTACACAGTATGTGGGGTGAACTGGGATtcattcattaggcaccaaactgaAGAAAACAGAATGAAACCGGGAGGGAGCACTTGGGACTCAATTtttgttttccattgcaaaacgtGTTCCGTTGTGTGTCCTAATGAATATAGCCTTGAGGCTCCCCTCATCTCACCTCTGGCTGCACAGCTGGCAGGCAAAGCAGTCCAAGTGGTAGACATTCTCCCTGGCTCTCATCACCATCTCAAAGGCCGGGATCACCTTACTGCAAGCGGCACAGTTCCCCGTCATCCCAAAAAGCCTGGAGGTGTTGGAGAAAGAGATGCAATGATGTGGGTTGTCTGCATTAGGAAACACCAATTAGGAAATAAACTTTAGTTTCTCATTGGACAAGTTCAGATtccatccatctcctctcctttcactaCGTTTCATGACAACTGAACACGACCCAGGTAGCCGACTGCTTTGGTAATGCGTTAACTAGGACTTGGCGTATTATCATTTTATTCATATGTTAAAAAGGTAGCATAGGGTGAAATCTTCAGTGATGGAAGAGAGCTTTGAGAAGAACCACGTCCATTGGGTTGAGTCCCTCATAGGATCTACAAAGAGCTGCATCAGAATGTCAAGTCTCACAGAACATGATAGTGCCATAGACCAGTGGCAAACGAGACTACAAGCAAGCAGGCCTAATGAAGCCTAACGAAGGCAATGCTAATGGGGCCTTGGTATGCACCTGGTGTTTCTCCTTAACAAGGGTATGGGCCTTAATGCTAATTCCCCACTAATGGACCAATTAAAATAAATCACATGGTTTTAATCCCGGCCTTCAAAGGCTTTCTGCCTGATCGTTGCGATGACGAGGAAAACAGGAGGCAATTTAGCCAATTTAACTGTCAAACTGGTTTTCCCCTCTAAAAGCAATGCAGCTAATGAGAGACTTAGCTTCAACCAAATCCAGCTGGATCTTACACATGAGACTTGCACTTGAGTTGAATGACTGGTAGTGGGGCTAAATATATTCGCAAGGGTTTCTATAGCAGCAACCCCAGAATAGTTCTGAGGGTTTTCTGTGCTCGAGTGTATTGATGTATGtgaagagtttatttccaaaatgagttatccaccaatttttcacatttgtgtttCCCCCCACATCATTAATTATAGGTACCTTcatgtgtgtaaaatattactattCTTATTTTTATTCATAGAGTTTAGATGTATATGAAAATTACACTTTCTTTTGCAAAACGCTATATTGTTTAGCTGGAATGTAATGTTGgtatcctgtatatttgactgtgatatgtggtggTCTCACCTAgatatcttaagatgaatgcacttactgtaagtcgctctgaataagagcatctgccaaatgtaaatgttttacatagAGATTGGATTATTTACAAAAATGTTTTGTATATTAACGTCACAATGTGTTCATTTGTACATTTCTTCATTATAAAATGTTTTATTGCATTTCATAATTTCTTTAAAACAAAATAAGCCAATTTACCAACATTTATGAAAATGGGTATAAAGTTTGTTGGAATTAAACTCTTCATTAAGGAGTTGAACCCATAATGATTCATTTCCAGGTCTGTCACTATAGTTGTATTAATATTTGTGCTCCTCAAGCTCTGATCTCTATTTTATCTGCTAACCAAAACATGGAGATGCTGTTATTTGCCTGTTCTGCTCCCTTCACCAAACTGAGGTAATTTGCCTTAAATCAGAAGATGACCAGATAGGAAGGAGCAACATGGCAATAGTTCCATCAATTGGAAGTCTGAGACAACACCATTATTGCTTACACCCTTCCCTACAAACACAGAGGGGTAGAGGCTAGATTGGAGAGGATTGAAGGGTTGGATCATGTTCAGTAGGGTACGCAacgttttaaaacattttgcaatggaaaacatttttttaaattagcaTTTCATATTGGAAAAGTTAATatagtctctccctgtctctgtccgtTTTCTTCCAtgtggtgcctaatgaacacagccCTGGTTTAAGAGTCCTTACCTCAGGTAGTCCTTGTGACAGAGGATGAGGTTGGCTCTGGTGTAGAGGGTGGAGCCCACGTCACCCAGGCGACAGTCACAGCAGGCACACTTCAGACAGTCCTCGTGCCAGTACCTGTCCAGAGCCTCGAGCATAAAGCGGTCCATGATCCTCCGGTTGCACCCGGCGCAGACCCTCGGCTTCCCTCTGGACTGGAGAGGCACAAGGGAGACAcctacagacaggcagacacagatttggaagtaggctacagtacagccATCCCTAACCCTCTCAGTTACATGACCAAGGAATATTGTTTAGCTACCATATCTTTCTATGGTTCTCTCAGGGCTATCATTATCTCGTGATCACTTCTAAATCATATTTTGGTCTTAAACATTTTCTGACTCCACAGCCTATTATGAATGGGACCCTTTCTGGTGCTATATGGCCAGACTGATCCGGTCATAACACAATCATTTCAATGTGaattaacattttaaaaaataaaaaataaactgattTAGTGAGTTTGTGGTGGAAAAAGTTCTGGCTATCCCTTTAATCCAGTCCCAATGACCAAAGAGACATGGTATTGCCCTTGCTACATCCCAAAAGCCTTCAGATTGTAAATTCATATCACATAGGCTACATTCCTAATTAGGCCTACATGTCGAAGACACAGACTGACAAGGAAATACAAGTCTGTGAATCGTAGACCGACCGTTCGAGCATCAGTTGCTTAAATGTAGACATCCAAATCAGTAACTCACTTTCCTCCTTGTCAAACACCATCGTCCAGACGGCGATTCGACTCCGAGAAACCTTCACACGGCTGCGACAACCTCTCAATGTCCCCCTCGACGTTCGGACGCAAATTCTCGCTGGTCGACGCAAATGGACTTAGATTCTCTTGAAGGTGATCGTATCAAAGTCTTCCAGCTCCGCTAGTAGGAATTGAACGCTTGCAACGATATCAAATCTGACCAGGCATGATTATCTCCATTATAACCCTTTCATGTTGGCAAATTGGCTATAAGTAAAAAGTATATTATGGCATGTGAAAAATAGGCAAAATAGTCCATAGATGTCAGTGGATCAATAATCCTACTTCTCACGCGATATCTACCAAAAGGGTCAGGTTGTATTTCAATAGCTCTGGTGTTGCCACAGCACTTAGATCCATTATACTTAAAAGCATCGGATCAAGCGTTTCAAAGTAGTCTACGGTCAACCTCGGCGTTCTGCCTCTCTAGTTGTGCCAATGCTCTGTAAAAATGTGCACGGCTCTCATAGACCTGCGTGTCCCCGCGCGTGCTAATTATATAAAGTCATTATGCTCCGATCTGATTAGTGGCCCCTCCCCCTCTTTGAATCAATTATTCAATACACACTCTGCCTGTGCCTAAGTATTTTTTTTGTATAAGCTTATTCAAGGACACCAATTACCCTAAGGGCACTTCTCTCATTACTGTAATTTGAACAGGACACAAATGCATTGCCCattgggaagtgtgtgtgtgtgtgtgtgtgtgtgtgtgtgtgtgtgtgtgtgtgtgtgtgtgtgtgtgtgtgtgtgtgtgtgtgtgtgtgtgtgtgtgtgctccattAGGCAAAGATTTTCACTTCATGTctttgctttgtgtgtgtgtgtgcatggcgcttgtaacgccagggtgtgtgtgtgtgtgtgtgtgtgtgtgtgtgtgtgtgtgtgagctaaaAAGCTCCATTATTGGCAAAGATTTTCACTTCATGTCTTTGCTTTAATCCTTCAACCCAGATTCACAATTGAGCATTGAGAGCCTTCAACCTCTATCCGCTATCCTTTATTCTCTATCCTTCAACCTCTATTCTTTATTCTCTATCCTTCAACCTCTATCCGCTATCCTTTATTCTCTATCCTTCAACCTCTATTctttatcctctatcctctatacttGATCCTCTATCCCTTGATCCTTTATCCTCTATTCTTTATCCTCTATTCTTTATCCGCTATTCTTTATCCTCTATCCTTTATCCTCTATCCTTTATCCTCTATCCTTTATCCTCTATCCTTTATTCTTTATCCGCTATCCTTTATCCTCTATCCTTTATCCTCTATTCTTTATCCTATCCTTTTTCCATCCCTTTctatcctctattctctatccttcAATCTCTATGCTTTATCCTCTATCCTTTTTCCTATTTATCCTCTATCCTTTATCCTAGCATTATCCTCCAACCGCTATCTATCTATCCTTTATCCTCCGCTATCCTCTATCCTTTATCCTCTATCGTTTATCCTTTATCCTCTATCCTTTATCCTCTATCctttatcctctatcctctatcctctatcctttatcctctatcctctatcctttaTCCTCTATTCTTTATCCTTTATCCTCTATCCTTTATCTCCCAACCTCTATCCTTTaccctctatcctctattctctatcaTTCAACCTCTATTCTTTATCCTATATCCTTTTTCCATCTATCCTTTaccctctatcctctattctctatccttcAATCTCTATGCTTTATCCTCTATCCTTTTTCCCTCTATCCTCTACTCTTTATCCTCTATCCTTTATCCTTAGCATCTATCCTCCAACCGCTATCCTTTATCATCTATCCTTTATCCTCCAACCTCTACCCTCTATCCTTAACCTCTATCCttcatcctctatcctctattcttTATCATCTATCCTTTATCCTCCAACCTctaccctctatcctctatcctttaTCCTCTATCCTTTATCctttatcctctatcctctatcctttaTCCTCTATCGTTTATCCTTTATCCTCTATCCTTTATCCTCTATCCTTtattctctatcctctatcctctatcctctatcctctatcctttaTCGTTTATCCTCTATCCTGTATCGCCTTTCAGCCCTATTATCATCTGTTCGCCTTTTCACAAGTTACACTTAATTTATCAAACAAATCAGACTTAATTTATGTATAAAACTCAAATCCACCATCAAACAGGGTCGTTCGTATTCATTAGGACACACCATAGCAAAACGTTTTTTCAACAGAAAATGAAAATGTGCCTTTCTTATTGGACTAGTTCAGTGTTCTTCCATAGTTGGTGCCTTATGAACACTGACCCAGATAAATACCACTCATTAGGAATGAATGAGGCATGAAAAATAGTCTTGACTCCTCCTGACATTCCTCTAAATTAACACACACCAATTACCCAGACCATTGATGGTATGCTCTTGCCTTTCATCTGGGGCCGTATCaaacatctcagagaaggagtgctgatctgggatcagttccAACCTGTCTATGTAGTCTTATTCATTAGGATCTAAGGCTGCGTTCACACAGGtatcccaattctgatctttttttcagTAATTGGTCTTCAGACCAATTAGATCAACTCTTTGGTCAATGATTTGGCAAAAGATCCGAATTGGGCTACCTGTGTAAACGGCCAGTGCTATCttggatccttgggacgtccgaCTCTAATGTCATCCCATtgctagaggactcctgatatctccaGTGATAAGTATAATTTTACAGGTGATTGTTGACACATCAACCAGCATTAAGCGGCAGGGCAATTTGTGACTGTTGACTTTTGGTAATCAGTGGCTATATTGGAGAAGGTGTAGTTTCTCCTCTTTTAGCCAATCAGCAACTGGTAGCGGGAGGAGTGCTCTTAACCTCTGCTAGGCAAGTAGCAATAAGTGTTAGTTCTTTAGTTTTAGCCGAAACAAAGACAGGTCTGCGGAGTTGGAAGGACGGACAGATGGACGGACGGACTGACggactgaccagaccagaccagaccacaccactcTCACTTGAGAATCATGCCTTGTTATTTACAGACTCATTTTGCTCTTTGTCaactatgtgtgtgttttctataccTGTTCGCTCTTCTCCCAGGAGGCTTTACAGATGCTTCCCACACCTTGGCTGCAGCCCTTCTTATTTAGTGTTTTACCCTGATGGagacatggatcaccccagaaaacactgctactccagctgctctctctccatctgactaCGTGTTCGCTCATAGTCCGAGAGCATCTGGTTGTCATGGTGGTGGCACAGGGCTACTAATTTCTCCTAAGTGGagactttctctttctccctcactcacGTGTCCATTTCAtctgaattccatgctgtcactgtcacttgtccactTAAGCTTAACATTGTTGTCATCTATTGCCCACCAGGTGCCTTTAGTTTGTCCATGAGCTTGCCACCTCCATAAGGAAATGTTCCTGATGGCTCACCGCCATTGTCAATCTCCCGACGTCTGCCTTCGATTAATTTCTTTCCAcctctttcttcccctccttCTTTCGACCTCACCCATttccagtcccctcccactcacaaggcaggcaatacccATGACCTCAACTTTACTAGAGGCTGTTCGCCTACTAATCTCTCTGCAACCCCCCTCCAAGTCTCTGCTCACTATTTGGTTTCCTTTTCTGCCTCCCTTTCCTCCAACCTTAAACACTCAGCCCCAACCCAGATGGTCATGTGCCATTGTaatccttcctcactctctctctcgctctctctctcctgactctgcCTCTTCAACCCTACTCACCTGCCTTTCTGCATCCTATGACTttcactgtcccctttcctcctgaCTGGTTTGGCTCTCCCCTTCTGCTCTGTGGGTgagtgactcattgcgagcttacagaacagggctgcgggCAGCTGAAGAAAATTGAGGAAAAATACATTTCcggaggacctatcatcctttcactccctctctaccttctcttcctccgtatctgctgctaaagccactttctatcactctaaatgtcaagcttctgcctctaacccaaGGGAGCTCTTTTACCACATTCTCTCCTTAATCATCGTGCCTCTCTGcggatgactttgtcaaccactttgaaaagaaggttgacgacatccgttCCCCATTCACTCAGCTTATTAAGTCCACTAGTCCgactcacacagaactaccctacaTCTTgacctctttcccccctctctctccagatgaaatcctcAGACTAGTGAGTTCTGGCCACCCTGACAACCTGCCCACTCGACCCCATTCCCTCTTCCCTTTTCCAGACCATCACTGGAAGCCTTCTACCATTCCTCACTTCcttcatcaactcatccctgaccactggctgcgtcctctctgacttcaaaatggccaGAGTCGCTCCCCTCTTCAAGAAACCATCACTCGACCCATCTAACGTCAAACTACATACACGTGTCCCTTTCTTTTCCATAATACTTGAGCTCTGACCACCACCTGAGCTCAACCTCAACAAAACTGAGCTTttcttcctcccggggaaagcCTGACTACTCCAAGACCTCTTCATCATGGTTAACAACTCCATGGTGTCCCCTTCCCAGAGatcaaagaaccttggcgtgaccctggacaacaccctgtcgttcccTGCAAACATCAGCAGTGACTCTCTCCTGCAGGtttatgctctacaacatccgtagagtatgaACCTACcccacacaggaagcggcacaggtcctaatccaggcacttgtcatcacCCGTCTGGACTATTGCAACTCAATGTTGTCTGGGCTgcccgcttgtgccatcaaacccctgcaacctatcctacctggtgttcaaccttcccaagtccCCTACTCCTCCTCACGCTCCACTGGCATCCACTACAAGACAATGGTACTTGCCTACgaagcagcaagaggaactgacCCCCCACCTATTCAAAGAGTTTCTTAAATAATCCCAtagcaaccccccccccccaacaggtCTGATACGTTGATATGAGTTGTCAAATGAGAAGAAAGCACAAAATCCTTATTTTGATATATCAATACTAATGTTCTGAATAGTGTTGGTGACGGTTTGTCTATTCATAGAGCCATTGTGCAGGACCATTAGGCTAATTGTACTAATGGGTCGCCCCTTACATAAGAGGTGTGTGGGTGGCTGTGGTTAGTGCCATCAACTGTCAGCTCAAGGACCTTTTTACTTTTGGCCATCTGCTCCTTCAGTGCTGTCAATGGCAGGACCACACACAGTCAGATGGGTTCCCTTCATAAAAAATATCTGTTGGATACTGACGGTTAATCAAAGTGGACACCCTAGTTTATACCATACGTATGCATGGAAGAACTATATGAAGCTACACAAAATACTGTTGCGTAGCAAAACTACGCAGACGTGTGCAGCCACGCAATTCATAACTCAATGCAAGAATGCAGGATCGGCCGTTTTGCGTATAGCGCTCTTGCATTGCCTATGTAGGCCTAGGGTATAAAATGGTATCTATCTGAATTGGGGAAATGATTTTTGTTACATAAATAACAATTCCTTTCTGCCCATATGTGTCATCCTATGTTGCACACTCACTATCCCTCTGTTTAATTAGGCCATTTTTGCCCTAACTAACGTGGAGGTGGTCCTGAAGTTCATCTGTCGACTGTACACTTGAGGACTGCAGTGGTTTTATCTCAGAGGAGGTAGCCTACCTTCCATTAGTTTTCTGTGGGGGAAAACTAACTACATCCACAAATGTTCCAGTTCTAAGGGAGGTTAAGCGATCTGGAGGGATCCAATCTCCTGCCTATTCAACTGAACAGAGTTTGAAATTGGGGATGAGATGTGGTCAGCGACTGTGACATGAGAGTGGGCTAATCGATGGCCTTTCTGATTGGCTCTCTTACAACATCCTAGCAGTTCCCGTGGGTTGgctactcttcctctctctccaagTCAATTCCCTTCGACACTGGAGCTAAATGAGATCAGTGACGGTCCACAGTCCCTCTGTCACCATCCAGCTCCTCTTCTCAGCTGGGAGAACagacagaggtaaagaggaggggaagaagcTAAATAGGAAGAGGtgggaggggggaaaggagatGGTGAGGGATGAACTGAGATTGAAagaaggaaaagagagactgAGTATGAAAGTCG is part of the Oncorhynchus keta strain PuntledgeMale-10-30-2019 chromosome 26, Oket_V2, whole genome shotgun sequence genome and encodes:
- the LOC118359354 gene encoding rhombotin-1-like isoform X1, with product MVFDKEESVSLVPLQSRGKPRVCAGCNRRIMDRFMLEALDRYWHEDCLKCACCDCRLGDVGSTLYTRANLILCHKDYLRLFGMTGNCAACSKVIPAFEMVMRARENVYHLDCFACQLCSQRFCVGDKFFLKNNMILCQLDYEGGHQNGNSADQAL
- the LOC118359354 gene encoding rhombotin-1-like isoform X2, which codes for MDRFMLEALDRYWHEDCLKCACCDCRLGDVGSTLYTRANLILCHKDYLRLFGMTGNCAACSKVIPAFEMVMRARENVYHLDCFACQLCSQRFCVGDKFFLKNNMILCQLDYEGGHQNGNSADQAL